From the Pseudomonadota bacterium genome, the window TGCGTAAAGTGACCAAAAACCGAGGCTCATTCCCTAATGACACCGCTATGCTGAAGCTGCTCTACTTGGCGTTGCATAATATTGCAAAAAAGTGGACGATGCCGATCAGGGACTGGAGGGCGGTCCTGAACCAATTCTCAATCATATTTGAAGGCCGGTTACCGGTTTACTGACAACTCAAACCCGGACCGTTTACACAAAATGCTTTACAGGCCCCGTCGCCCGGAAAAGACGACTCGAATCTGATCTCGAATATCGCTTCAATAATCGGGCAAGGATTTATGGAAAGTGGCAATTTAACCATTATGGATTCCTGTGAGATGGATTTTTGTAAAAGTTATGTCTCTTTCTATCCGATTTCGCCCTGATTATCAATTGGTAAATTGGTGTCAGTTCCCGGCGCTAACACTTATATTATCAGGCAATTTGTCCCTGATAACTTGATATTCAGACTGTTAAGTGCCGCCTTTGCCTGGTTCAGATATCTGAGTGTCGGTAGTCATTCCGAATCGTCTATAAAACATCGTTAAAATCGTGTCAAGGTATTCTCAA encodes:
- a CDS encoding transposase — its product is RKVTKNRGSFPNDTAMLKLLYLALHNIAKKWTMPIRDWRAVLNQFSIIFEGRLPVY